The Saprospiraceae bacterium genome includes the window GGCAATTTAAGCCTTTGCCTTTTTCAGCGCAGGAAATAGTGGATGTGGCGGCTTTATTGACTAAAGATGGTAAAACAAGCAAAGTTTTCCTACAACAAGAAGCAACCATAGAAAATTTTAAATCAGAAGCCTTGAAGGCCCGTTATATTCATTTGGCTACACATAGCTTTAGTGAATCGGGTAAACCCTCTATCTCTGGCGTAGCTTTTGCACCACCACCATCGGAGGATCATTCATGGAAAGAGAGTATACTTTATCTTCCAGCGATACAAAACCTGCCCTTGTCAACCGAATTGGTTGTCTTGAGCAGCGCGGAAGGCAATATGGGTGCCACGCTTAAGGGAGAAGGGGTTGCTTCCCTGGTTCGTGCCTTTGCCCAGACAGGCAGCCCCAGAACGCTCAGCGCTCTTTGGCCAGGCTATGAAACCCAGACCCATGCTTTGATGCAGCACTTCTATGCGCACCTGCTTAAAGGCAACAGCTATGAAGCGGCCCTTCAATCGGCCAAGCTGCAAATGCTAAAGGATAAAAAGATAGCGCCCTGGATGTGGAGTGGCTTTTTGCTCTGGGGTCAGCCCTAGCCCTCTGTACTCAAGGGGTGACCCATCTGGGGGCAGTCAGGACTAGTCACCCCTTGAATACACCTGTTGTTGTGTGTTTTCCACCAACAACACCCCAGCCCACCTATCGCCGCCTCACCAACCCCTCCAATCGCTCTGCTAGTGCAGGCAAGTCGATACCGAGCTGTTGCTTATTTGTTCTCAAAACAGGGTCCTTTAGGTAGGCAGGTAGGCGACTGGCGCCCCAATAAGCACCCAAAATAGCTCCCGTTACGGCGGCAACCGTGTCGTTGTCACGACCATAGTTAGTGACAAATTCGATCGATTTGGCAAAATCCAGGTCGCAGAAGAGCAACGCCGTGAGGTTAATCAAATGTATTTCACCGGCATGGAAGGGGATATCCTGGTTTTTTTTGTCCATTAGCCGAAAAGCCTCCTGCATTTGCAGGTAATAAAGACTATCATAGGGGAAATGAGGTGGCAGGGTTAATTTCATCTCGTCCCACTGGCTTAGCGTTGCCTTTTTAGCTTCACGAGTGATCGTCTCAGCATCTTTGAAGATCCGATAGGCTGCCCGACCAATCAAGCGAGAGCGAAAAAAATGATCTGGATCGATGTTGATAATCGTTCGCAAGAGAGAGTCTTTCTGAGGCTGTGCCCGCATGGCCTCTGCTACCAAGGCAGCAGTAAGTCCACTGATGTCGCGTGCATAGCCAATATCAAAGATGCCAAGCTTATACATTTCCTCGTAGGCCACTTCCGGTCTGCCAGGATAATAAGCACCAATCATTGGGGCATATAACATGCCAGCACAAGCCATCTCGCCGCCATAAAAGTGACTGAGTTGGTAGCCATAGGCCTCGACGTCCCCATCTGCAAAGGGTTTGGCGACTAGCGCCCATTCTTGCAGCCAATTGATGCGTCGCATATTTTGCTCATATGGACCTGGATCAAAACCTTCCGTATCCTTGAGACGTTGCAATTCAGCGCGGTATCGGTCAACCAGGAATTGAGCGAAATTGGCGGCACTTAAACGTGGCGCCGGGGTCTGGCCACGCCGAACAGCTTCTTTTTCAAAAAAATCTACCAGAATCGCTTTCCAACGGGTATCATCCGTGGTTCCACCAGGAGGGAGATTGAAATCCCACGGGCCCTCTGCACTCGGCTCTCGCAAGACCAACGTAACACGGTCGATATAATCGTATTCCCGGACGATGTCCGGACGTAGCCACATCTCGGTCGGAGCACCCATCGCGTCTCCAATGGCCGACCCAAGGATCATCCCCAAGATTTTATCTTTGAGCAGGCTATCGGTCAAGGCTGGATCAATAAAGTTACTTCGTTCCCACTGGGGGTGAGGCTTCACCTCCGTTTCCGTCATGACCTCCTGTTCAGACTTAGGTTTGCAGGCGCTTAGCAACAGTAGAACAAAAAGATAACCAATGTGCCTTCTCTTCATGGTTTTTATTTTTTTAATAAGTGAATGCCTTCTTCTACCAAACGCGCCTTTTCTGAAATATTTAAAGACAGCGGTAGCTGTGCAATCCCTATTAAGCGACGAAGCATCTCGACGCCTATAAACTTATCGAGAAGTTCATCATCAAAGGAAGCTGTTTTAGTATACTGTTCTCTCACCCTATCCTGAAAGTGTTGAGCGGATTGCGCCATCTTCAAATGGGCTAAAAATACACCCAAATCAAACTCCGCTCGTCCAAAATAGGCAAATTCCGGGTCAATTATTTTTACGACTCCACCTACCTTTAACCAGCTACCAGGATAAAAATCACCGTGAATTAAGTTGGGACCTTCCCCCAGATACACTTCACCCAAAGCTGTAATTACCTTTTTTAGCGCCGAATCTTTGTAAATAGGAGCGGCTAGTGCTTGTAGCCCCACTTGGATATCATCCAGGTTTAACCCATTATCGGCCCGGTAAGGAAAACTAAAGATATGCTCGTGGTTAAGTGCTTTTAGCGCTTGATTTTTGGGGAAATCATTTTTTATTTCCTGGCTGAATGCGGCCTCATGTAAATACTGAAGGAAGCTAATCAAGGCGTCCAATTCCCCTTGATTAAAATCTTGGTCTTTTTGATAGACATAGCTAAAATCAGCGCCATGACCTAGGTCTTCTAACAGCATGATATAATTTGCAGCGTCAGTGCCTATCAATTTTGGGGTGAAATCACGGAGTATTTTTTGCTGCTGTGCCAGTTGGTAAAAACTTGCTTCTGTGTGGATGCGTTCTATAGGCGCATCTATCTGGGGATATTTTTCCACCCAGGGACGTGCTTGTTTGATGATGAACTGGCTACGGTTCGTTTTCACCCGTAAGACGAAGTTCATATTCCCTTCTCCTGGTTTTTCGGTTTCCAGTATTTCTTCTTCCGGCGCCAGCCAACCTTTTGCTTTCAAGTATTGAGCTAAATTGACATCCTGTCCTGCTGCCAAGAAAAAGGAGCTGCCACTGGTAGCGAAGAAGCGCTGTTTTGCATCCATATCTTCTTTTCTTGGAAAGATAGACAATTCTGTTTTAAGCGGAAAGGGTGAGGTGTAAATTGCCCTCCTTATGGCAACCTAGCCAATAACTTTTGCGCTTTAGGGTACCAATAATTATCCGCAGGGATCGTCGCCAGGGTAGCCTTGCAATTGTCAAAATCAGCTCGCTTCAGATAGGTCAGCGCCAGGTACCACTGGGCGGTCTGTCCCAAGACACTATTTTTTTGCCTGATATTTTCAAAAGTAAGTTGGGCTTCTTCTAATTGATTCAGCTCTAAAGCACAAATTCCCTTATAGAGAAAGGCCGTAATATCATGCGGATTATTTTTGAGATAGTTATTCAATCCATCATGTGCCGTTCGGTAATCTTTATTGTTAAAAGCAGCCTCTATACCCGCCAAGGCATTTCCATCCACGCTTTTTTCCTGTAAAGACAGCGGGCGATGCTCAGCAAACTGACTATAAGTGGGGGTCGAAGGAAAAAGGAAAGGCCAGGCAAAAATTAATAGTAATACCGCCGCAGCGGCACTAGCAAGCCAGTAAAGTCTGCTTCTCATAGGTATTCGTTTGCCCGCCGGTTTTGAGGGGGTATCAGTGTTGGTCTCCTGGAAAAAAGCCTCACCCATGTCGGTTAAAGTTGCTTTGAGTTGCTCCCGCTTCGGACGATTCTCCAGAAATGTTTCCATCTGTTGCCGTGTTTCAAAAGCACTGGCAAAGGCTTCATCTTCAGCGAGTTGCTGCTGAAATTCGGCAAGTTCTTTTTCACTTAGTTCCTGCTGAAAATATTGTTCAATTTTTTTGAAGTAGTCGTCTTTCATATCTTTTCATTATGCCTCAACCAGAAGGACTCTCCATCGTTCCAGGCAGGCGTTTTTACGGCGATACATGGCATTTGCAGTGCTAAATGCCAATTTTTTAATGATGTCATCAGAGGAATGCCCGGCCTTTATCAACGTCAAAAGTTGTTGACAAAGGTCGGAAAGTTGTTGGAAGCTAGCCTCTAGCTTTTGGTTTTGTAGGTGAGCTTGCTCTGTCTTGATCAGCAAGTCTTCTATATTGGGGTCACTTTCATCTGTATATCGCCGCAGATTTACATTTCTTACCTCCTGATCCTTACTATTTTTGTTTTTTTTATCTAACCATTTATAACGTACAATTCCCATAAAATAAGCACCGAAGGCACAAGGAAGATTAAATTCACCTTTATTGACCCGATCATACATCGCAATGAGCGCTTCCTGGAAGATATCTTTGGCTTCTTCGATCTGCCCCCCATTTTTCAATACCCAGGAAGCCACCTTAGGTGCAAATTCCTTATAGATTTGGGTTAAAACTTGTCGGTCCCCACTGCAAACTCCATTAAGTAGTACTTGGTCTTGTTGTTCAGGCATTTCAAACGCTTTTCTATGTTGCCAAATATAGTAATGTCCACCTAAATTATAGCTACAAGACCACATCTAAAGTAAATTCCCTCAGAAATTGTCAGAAAAGCAAAAAAAATAATAAGCCAAGGGTAAGATTCTTCTTTTACCGCAGATACATCAATAACAATCCCAATGACAATCCCCAAAAACTGAATGTTGTTGGTAAATCACTACTAAAACCGTAACACATGAAAAAGAAAATTTTAACCCTATGTTTTTTTTCCTTCCTCTTACAATTGATGCTTGGTGCAAGCAATGTTTTGCTTGCACAACCCCCCTTCCAATCCATCTATGGTGATGCCAAAAGCCAAGGTTATGAAGAAGTCCGCATTATTGATGGCAGCATCTACGCCTGTGGCCGATTAGGCGATAATCCCAACTACTTAGGCGTTTTTAGTAAGTTCGACATCAGTGGTAACCTGCAATGGACCACGATGATTCAGGATACATCAGTGCAATACCTTGATTTTGTCAAAACCAGAGATAATGCTTTTTTAGTTATTGGACGCACCATGCCAGTTGGCAACCCAGGTGGACAGCAGTTCAATAACTTATCTGTCATGTCCAAAATCTCTGATACGGGCCTCTTATTATGGACCCGCTACTACGACAACCCCGGTCGCGAAGTTTTTAACCGGATTATTCGACTGGATGTAGTCCCTTCTGACTCAGATCACTATTATGTTTTAGGGGCAGAAAACGCCAGTAATTCGCCCTCCATGACGGACATGGTAGTCATTTATAATTTTGATGAAAACGGAAATATTTTTTGGAAAAAACGCTACAATGGTGGTTCAGATAATGAATTTTTGCGATCGATGTTGCCGCTGGGAAGTAGCAATTTTGTAATTACAGGTAATGTGGATCAAAGAGGGAAATTTTTGATGCTCAATGCGGCTGGCAACCTCGCTGGCCCGGAGTTCGAGTACGACCCACGCACCCTCGTTTTTCAGGATGTCGCCTTGATGCCCAATCGCGACCTCCTGCTAGGTGGCATGTATCGTCCGGCGAATACAGAAATCGCCTTATTGACCAGGATAGAGCCTTCGACAGGTTTGCCGCGATGGGCCATTACGATCCCGGGCCAGACGCGGATTTGGCATGTGACGGAATTGGATGGCGATGGCGCATTTTATGCACTCGGGATGGGCGTAGTGGATGGGGTCGATCGTCCAATGGTGCACAAGTTCCACGAAACCTCAGGCGGCCTCCCCACTTTGCTTTGGTCTCGACATATGGTGGACGGAGAGACCGCTTTTGAAGTGGGCACCCTTCGCTTGTACAACAATAGTGACCTGCTTTATCACGACAACCGGGTGAACAATAGCAAAGGTTTTGGCCAGATTGACGCCCTCATTGGTCGGATGGACCGCGATTTTAATTCCTGTATCACAAAAGACGCGTTTTTTGAAGTCATTGCCTTTGACCTTGATCCCCGCAATTCGCAAACCCGCATAGAAAATAGGGAAATTCCTCAGCCTAGGGTCTCAGAAACCCAGACACCCCTCGAATGGAACCAGGAAGATTTGTGTGATGACTGTGGTAGGATTATACGAGATACCCTCCAAACGAATTGCAGCGTCGATGGCACCTTTGATTATACCTTTTATGCGGAGAACCTGTCTGGATATGATGTAACAGGTGTTGTTATCAATGGTTTACCTACAGGCTGGACCTTTAGCAGCCAGTTCTGGTCTGCGCCTCATCCTAGCTTTCCTATTCCCGATAATGGGGTGGGCG containing:
- a CDS encoding phosphotransferase, with protein sequence MDAKQRFFATSGSSFFLAAGQDVNLAQYLKAKGWLAPEEEILETEKPGEGNMNFVLRVKTNRSQFIIKQARPWVEKYPQIDAPIERIHTEASFYQLAQQQKILRDFTPKLIGTDAANYIMLLEDLGHGADFSYVYQKDQDFNQGELDALISFLQYLHEAAFSQEIKNDFPKNQALKALNHEHIFSFPYRADNGLNLDDIQVGLQALAAPIYKDSALKKVITALGEVYLGEGPNLIHGDFYPGSWLKVGGVVKIIDPEFAYFGRAEFDLGVFLAHLKMAQSAQHFQDRVREQYTKTASFDDELLDKFIGVEMLRRLIGIAQLPLSLNISEKARLVEEGIHLLKK
- a CDS encoding sigma-70 family RNA polymerase sigma factor, with product MPEQQDQVLLNGVCSGDRQVLTQIYKEFAPKVASWVLKNGGQIEEAKDIFQEALIAMYDRVNKGEFNLPCAFGAYFMGIVRYKWLDKKNKNSKDQEVRNVNLRRYTDESDPNIEDLLIKTEQAHLQNQKLEASFQQLSDLCQQLLTLIKAGHSSDDIIKKLAFSTANAMYRRKNACLERWRVLLVEA
- a CDS encoding ADP-ribosylglycohydrolase family protein; the protein is MKRRHIGYLFVLLLLSACKPKSEQEVMTETEVKPHPQWERSNFIDPALTDSLLKDKILGMILGSAIGDAMGAPTEMWLRPDIVREYDYIDRVTLVLREPSAEGPWDFNLPPGGTTDDTRWKAILVDFFEKEAVRRGQTPAPRLSAANFAQFLVDRYRAELQRLKDTEGFDPGPYEQNMRRINWLQEWALVAKPFADGDVEAYGYQLSHFYGGEMACAGMLYAPMIGAYYPGRPEVAYEEMYKLGIFDIGYARDISGLTAALVAEAMRAQPQKDSLLRTIINIDPDHFFRSRLIGRAAYRIFKDAETITREAKKATLSQWDEMKLTLPPHFPYDSLYYLQMQEAFRLMDKKNQDIPFHAGEIHLINLTALLFCDLDFAKSIEFVTNYGRDNDTVAAVTGAILGAYWGASRLPAYLKDPVLRTNKQQLGIDLPALAERLEGLVRRR
- a CDS encoding T9SS type A sorting domain-containing protein; translation: MKKKILTLCFFSFLLQLMLGASNVLLAQPPFQSIYGDAKSQGYEEVRIIDGSIYACGRLGDNPNYLGVFSKFDISGNLQWTTMIQDTSVQYLDFVKTRDNAFLVIGRTMPVGNPGGQQFNNLSVMSKISDTGLLLWTRYYDNPGREVFNRIIRLDVVPSDSDHYYVLGAENASNSPSMTDMVVIYNFDENGNIFWKKRYNGGSDNEFLRSMLPLGSSNFVITGNVDQRGKFLMLNAAGNLAGPEFEYDPRTLVFQDVALMPNRDLLLGGMYRPANTEIALLTRIEPSTGLPRWAITIPGQTRIWHVTELDGDGAFYALGMGVVDGVDRPMVHKFHETSGGLPTLLWSRHMVDGETAFEVGTLRLYNNSDLLYHDNRVNNSKGFGQIDALIGRMDRDFNSCITKDAFFEVIAFDLDPRNSQTRIENREIPQPRVSETQTPLEWNQEDLCDDCGRIIRDTLQTNCSVDGTFDYTFYAENLSGYDVTGVVINGLPTGWTFSSQFWSAPHPSFPIPDNGVGGPFNVTILPPGPITTPTEICFDVVFLSGTFECCHFTYCITLLPIDPCEEVEVIVTTLESPEGCCYSIDVSNDFCDNYFTGIQTEILTPGVYFSQYGGGSSWTTSVNTSQDDILWTPAGGFIPTGIIGQMRFCLDGITSTTQIPQEIAFHWLALDATGENYVVCSDTLRFECQSCLLVDEEKVECIDNNTLSYTITITNNTTPPVTSNMILLEMHTPGHTFNPNFINVTLASGASTTQTVNIVSTAPLNPGDVLYYKVTLLGDDGWCCHLDSLSLVVPDCDHTSPCIDPELINPILCPDIFEPVCGCDGKTYNNACEAQNYYGVTSWTPGPCVQLNPDPVERVRAVTLFPNPTTNGLNVQLPEPDDYEVQVLDMNGRVIQAMQFQETTHFQLSLHEQPGGVYYLRIKAASGKTEQFPFVKINP